Proteins from one Cyclopterus lumpus isolate fCycLum1 chromosome 11, fCycLum1.pri, whole genome shotgun sequence genomic window:
- the mrpl3 gene encoding 39S ribosomal protein L3, mitochondrial, which produces MASWSCRFLLQRGSRVISLRAAAESPAHVVSCIRTVKTTTWFDEHLTEDNQEYMRKSMAQEYRRQTVDKLNPLKDEPWQRHDWTQGSRRVGLVAVKLGMAPVWTKAGERHVVTMLQVQDCHVIRHLSKEEYNGHTAVLVVGGKNVSPFHRSEEQMEMFRNAGVPPKHKVTTFKVSDNAVIKPGTPLYAAHFRPGQYVDVTAKSIGKGFQGVMKRYGFKGQPATHGQTKTHRRPGASGPGGDPAKVFKGKKMPGMMGNIFVTAYGLKIWRVNTKYNVLYVNGSVPGHRNCVLKIRDTVLPTRSSTLLSPPFPTYFTEEEGDLDEDLYDDNLFIHTDPSLTLT; this is translated from the exons ATGGCGTCGTGGAGCTGTCGGTTTCTTCTTCAGCGAGGAAGTCGAGTCATTTCTCTCCGGGCAGCAGCTGAAAG tCCTGCCCATGTGGTGAGTTGTATTAGGACAGTAAAGACCACAACGTGGTTTGATGAACACCTCACAGAGGACAACCAGGAGTACATGAGAAAGAGCATGGCTCAGGAATACAGGAGACAAACCGTTGATAAACTCAACCCACTCAAAGATGAGCCCTGGCAGCGTCATGATTGGACACAGG GTAGTCGAAGAGTTGGGCTCGTAGCCGTGAAGTTGGGGATGGCTCCGGTCTGGACAAAAGCAGGCGAAAGACATGTCGTCACCATGTTACAG GTGCAGGACTGCCATGTAATAAGACACCTGTCCAAGGAGGAATATAATGGACACACCGCTGTCCTCGTGGTAGGAGGGAAAAACGTATCACCATTCCAT AGGTCGGAGGAGCAAATGGAGATGTTCAGGAATGCTGGCGTGCCTCCGAAACATAAAGTCACCACCTTCAAAGTCTCTGACAACGCCGTCATCAAGCCAG GCACTCCTCTTTATGCAGCACATTTCCGTCCAGGCCAATATGTGGACGTCACAGCCAAATc CATTGGGAAGGGGTTTCAAGGTGTGATGAAGCGATATGGGTTCAAAGGTCAGCCAGCCACCCACGGCCAAACCAAAACTCATCGAAGGCCAGGAGCTTCTGGACCTGGAGgg GATCCAGCCAAAGTCTTCAAAGGGAAAAAGATGCCTGGCATGATGGGCAACATTTTCGTCACAGCTTATGgactgaag ATATGGAGGGTCAATACCAAGTATAATGTGCTGTATGTTAACGGCTCTGTCCCCGGCCACAGGAACTGCGTATTGAAG ATAAGAGATACTGTCCTGCCAACCAGGAGCTCCACCCTGCTCAGCCCTCCTTTCCCTACTTATTTCACTGAAGAGGAAGGCGACCTGGATGAAGACCTGTACGACGATAACTTGTTTATTCACACAGACCCATCATTAACACTGACCTGA